The genome window TCGGCGAGAACCCGACGCTGGCCATCGCGCGCGACATGGAGCTCCTCGAGTGGCTCGATCACCTGGGCTATGACGAGGCATGGATCGGCGAGCATCACTCGGCGGGCTGGGAGCTCATCGCCTCCCCGGAGCTCGTGATCGCCGCCGCGGCCGAGCGCACGCGGCACATCATGCTGGGCTCGGGCGTCACCAGCCTGCCGTATCACAATCCGCTGCTCGTGGCCCAGCGCTTCGTGCAGCTCGACCACATGACGCGCGGCCGCGCCATGCTGGGCTGCGGCCCGGGCGCGCTGGTCTCCGATGCCTACATGCTGGGCATCGAGCCGGTGACGCAGCGGCAGCGAATGGACGAGTCCCTCGGCGTGATCATGGCCTTGCTCCGCTGCGATGAGCCCGTGACCCTGAAGACCGACTGGTTCGATCTTCGAGAGGCGCGGCTGCACCTGGCGCCGTACTCCGATCCGCACTTTCCCATCGCGATCGCCAGCACCATCACGCCCTTCGGCGTGCAGACCGCGGGCAAGTACGGCGTGGGTGTGCTGTCGCTCGCGGCGGGCCTGCCCGGAGGGCCGGAGGCGCTGGCCGGCCAGTGGCGCCTGGCCGAGGAGGCGGCGGCGGCCAACGGAAAGACCATGGACCGGCGCCAGTGGAAACTGGTCACCAACGTGCACGTGGCCGAGGACGATGAGCTGGCCCTGCGCCAGGTGCACGCGGGCGAGCGCCATGAGACGGTCACGTATTTCGAGGAGACGCTCGGCCGGCCGCCCGGGCGTTCCGACGATC of Candidatus Methylomirabilota bacterium contains these proteins:
- a CDS encoding LLM class flavin-dependent oxidoreductase, yielding MTHRGLTFGIFLAPFHRVGENPTLAIARDMELLEWLDHLGYDEAWIGEHHSAGWELIASPELVIAAAAERTRHIMLGSGVTSLPYHNPLLVAQRFVQLDHMTRGRAMLGCGPGALVSDAYMLGIEPVTQRQRMDESLGVIMALLRCDEPVTLKTDWFDLREARLHLAPYSDPHFPIAIASTITPFGVQTAGKYGVGVLSLAAGLPGGPEALAGQWRLAEEAAAANGKTMDRRQWKLVTNVHVAEDDELALRQVHAGERHETVTYFEETLGRPPGRSDDPLREGVKMGTTLVGSPDTVSKGIERLLGLSDGGFGGLLFRAHEWA